The following coding sequences lie in one Fuerstiella sp. genomic window:
- a CDS encoding DUF58 domain-containing protein: MDEPLTPQDPSHRTPLSAGLVAQVLIAVGCLLGGFILPDYLSDFQGVTQLLLYVCGAVSAVTAVVNAVFGRVISQMMTRMGLRSRVVIPREGLGHLGIMLLLALGGLIGHSNMLLFIFGLMAGPWVLNGWFVYMSLRRIQVERRSHDRIMAGTPVTVDISVTNRKPWLTSHLIDVRDEISVPTPTGTQVLGAGLVTILRLPPGEQRTGQYHVTFQKRGLYQLGPIRVSSRFPLGIGERGQIIPETETILIRPRIRRLRTAWTSFKDDQNEASQIQSLRSGAFDDEFHRIREFRSGDNPRSIHWRSTARRNRLMIQEFHQNRESDLFILLDLCSHDDFSDDEVELAVSVTASLCVARTHSGSAGRSSLAITGRTPAFVCDSQGTRFANEALDVLASCQPAESPSLKSAIQSLADAGALQRYHGITITSRPEYCRLAITQICTDLVPESPDVMKQMIIIPATTQSLNTVITPDVTTETQNTMLQP; the protein is encoded by the coding sequence GTGGATGAACCTTTGACACCTCAGGATCCCAGTCACCGCACTCCACTGAGTGCCGGTCTTGTCGCGCAGGTACTGATCGCTGTGGGATGTCTGCTGGGCGGATTTATTCTCCCGGACTACCTGTCGGATTTCCAGGGTGTGACACAGTTGCTGCTCTATGTCTGCGGTGCAGTTTCTGCGGTGACAGCAGTTGTCAATGCGGTATTCGGTCGCGTGATCTCGCAAATGATGACCCGGATGGGACTGCGTTCGCGAGTCGTGATTCCCAGGGAGGGACTCGGCCATCTGGGCATAATGCTTCTTCTGGCCCTGGGAGGGCTGATCGGCCACTCAAACATGTTACTGTTCATCTTCGGCCTGATGGCCGGGCCGTGGGTTCTCAACGGCTGGTTTGTTTATATGAGCCTGCGTCGAATTCAAGTCGAACGTCGTTCCCATGATCGGATCATGGCAGGGACGCCCGTAACAGTCGACATCTCGGTCACTAACCGGAAGCCATGGCTGACATCACATTTGATTGATGTTCGTGACGAAATTTCCGTCCCTACGCCGACAGGCACACAGGTATTGGGCGCGGGTCTTGTGACGATTTTGCGACTGCCACCGGGAGAACAGAGAACCGGACAGTATCACGTTACATTTCAGAAACGCGGTCTTTATCAGCTGGGTCCCATCCGGGTTAGCTCGCGATTTCCACTTGGTATCGGTGAACGCGGTCAGATCATTCCCGAAACCGAAACGATTCTGATTCGGCCTCGAATACGACGACTCAGGACAGCGTGGACAAGTTTTAAAGACGATCAGAACGAAGCAAGTCAAATTCAGTCGCTGCGCAGCGGCGCCTTTGATGATGAATTCCACCGAATTCGTGAATTTCGTTCGGGCGATAATCCGAGATCCATTCACTGGCGTTCAACTGCCCGTCGTAATCGGCTTATGATTCAGGAGTTCCATCAGAATCGTGAATCTGATCTCTTCATTCTGCTGGATCTTTGCAGTCATGATGATTTTTCCGATGATGAAGTCGAGCTGGCAGTGTCCGTCACAGCATCGCTGTGCGTCGCACGAACTCACAGTGGATCGGCCGGCCGGTCGTCCCTGGCAATCACCGGGCGAACACCTGCGTTTGTGTGTGACTCTCAGGGCACTCGTTTTGCAAATGAAGCACTGGATGTGCTGGCGTCGTGTCAGCCGGCGGAATCTCCATCCCTGAAATCGGCAATACAAAGCCTTGCGGACGCCGGAGCACTTCAGCGATATCACGGCATCACCATCACGTCGCGCCCTGAATACTGTCGACTCGCGATCACTCAAATCTGCACGGATCTGGTGCCCGAGTCTCCGGATGTCATGAAACAGATGATCATCATTCCGGCAACAACACAGTCACTCAACACGGTGATTACGCCGGATGTCACCACCGAAACACAGAACACGATGCTGCAGCCCTGA
- a CDS encoding transglutaminaseTgpA domain-containing protein translates to MNSYREIRYCFLTAITLTVCGASVVLLLAEGAWFPVGLTPIFALGALWLNEWKQWLVLPTLAASFCGLAALCTASAELILNTQETRLICGAHLSVYLTWVVLFMRKQNRQYWWLMALSVVQLAISCVYTKAPYLGMSLVGMKLIMVWTLAVFTLLRLKTRTESKQDFLESATQPPSYDSTVVVRHGIQADVGIRWIGTRFRLMLLTMCLASLLMSGVVFAVFPRVFIGTPAFLNNLSISNNGVVQRTGFREQVKLGEFGSLLKSEERVLQVTAVNPTTGNQLTMQEVADYLEMDELMFRGNAMGWYAEGTWNRGLTANNYSSEFIRQQLEDNTSPIDCVRLEITQETPVGTFAFVPTPVVSARLLNTRGRLKQRSLTESLTFELHGHFTPRDGTSSTDINSNGVSFEVYCEPPSTYFEPVPPDVITGSLRQWIFPTARSIRSNQNGNRFAKSLAITRDLVGIVPKTMKLATELCRDNGQRVSVKECVRRVNQKLRDSGEYQYSLDVAPTDTDLDPVDDFLVNHKSGHCQYFASAAALMLQCVGIPARVVNGFKGTEHNPETEQDEVLQKHAHVWVEYHHRNRWNTIDPTPSARENLLLIPEDQGVLENVQKTVNNLWKNGINNVTPERQRAAIQPVFTVWNNIVSAVRRQGLAGAVHTFIDNVISDPSEWISLKGLIGSLFLFLTLAIALKTRLWLLIRSLTDWLHQRANGRRGTAKHTVRFYDNFQKTCARSGLKFPASNTARENAKSAEDYFQDKLTPDIQHIPSQIAEAFNNVRYGHQPLTPELVEHLNDNVILLTSALTATTPRQPK, encoded by the coding sequence ATGAATTCCTACAGAGAGATCAGATATTGCTTTCTGACCGCAATAACACTGACGGTGTGCGGTGCTTCCGTTGTTCTGTTACTGGCAGAAGGAGCCTGGTTTCCTGTCGGTCTGACACCTATCTTTGCTCTGGGAGCTCTGTGGCTCAATGAGTGGAAACAATGGCTCGTTCTGCCCACACTCGCTGCAAGTTTCTGCGGACTGGCAGCACTGTGTACTGCGAGTGCTGAACTGATACTGAACACTCAGGAGACCCGTCTTATTTGCGGGGCACATTTGAGTGTCTATCTGACATGGGTCGTTCTGTTTATGCGCAAGCAGAACCGGCAATACTGGTGGCTGATGGCCCTCAGTGTCGTACAGCTGGCGATATCCTGTGTATACACCAAGGCTCCCTATCTGGGCATGTCCCTCGTCGGCATGAAGTTGATTATGGTGTGGACGCTCGCCGTGTTTACACTCCTGCGTCTCAAGACACGCACGGAATCGAAACAGGATTTCCTCGAATCTGCGACACAGCCGCCGTCGTACGACTCAACTGTTGTCGTACGACACGGAATTCAGGCAGATGTCGGCATCCGGTGGATTGGGACACGCTTCAGGCTGATGCTTCTGACAATGTGTCTGGCCTCGCTGTTGATGTCGGGTGTTGTGTTCGCTGTATTCCCTCGTGTATTCATTGGAACCCCTGCGTTTCTAAATAACCTGTCCATCTCGAATAATGGCGTCGTCCAGCGAACGGGTTTTCGTGAGCAGGTAAAACTTGGTGAATTCGGTTCTCTGTTAAAGAGCGAGGAACGTGTCCTCCAGGTAACAGCTGTTAACCCGACAACGGGAAATCAACTCACAATGCAGGAGGTTGCTGATTATCTGGAGATGGATGAACTCATGTTTCGAGGAAACGCGATGGGCTGGTATGCTGAAGGAACATGGAATCGAGGACTCACCGCCAACAATTATTCGTCTGAATTTATCCGCCAGCAACTGGAGGACAACACTTCGCCAATTGACTGCGTTCGTCTCGAAATTACTCAGGAAACCCCGGTAGGAACATTTGCTTTTGTGCCCACTCCTGTCGTAAGTGCCCGACTTCTCAATACCCGCGGCAGACTTAAACAGCGAAGTCTCACTGAGTCTCTGACCTTTGAGCTGCATGGACATTTCACGCCCCGCGACGGGACCTCATCAACAGACATCAACTCGAATGGTGTCTCGTTTGAGGTCTATTGTGAACCCCCCTCAACCTATTTTGAGCCGGTACCCCCTGACGTAATTACGGGATCGCTGCGACAGTGGATTTTTCCGACTGCCCGATCAATCCGTTCGAATCAAAATGGCAATCGATTCGCGAAGAGTCTTGCAATCACCAGGGATCTCGTCGGGATTGTTCCAAAGACAATGAAGCTGGCAACTGAACTGTGCCGTGACAACGGGCAACGCGTATCAGTGAAGGAATGTGTTCGCCGCGTCAACCAGAAACTCAGAGATTCCGGAGAGTATCAATACTCACTGGACGTGGCTCCCACCGACACAGACCTTGATCCTGTCGATGATTTTCTGGTGAATCACAAGAGCGGTCACTGCCAGTACTTTGCGTCGGCAGCAGCCCTGATGCTGCAGTGTGTTGGAATTCCCGCAAGAGTCGTCAATGGATTTAAGGGAACAGAACACAACCCGGAAACCGAACAGGATGAGGTACTTCAGAAACATGCACATGTCTGGGTAGAGTATCACCACCGCAACCGCTGGAACACAATCGATCCGACTCCTTCCGCCCGAGAGAATCTGCTCTTGATTCCGGAAGACCAGGGGGTGCTGGAGAATGTTCAAAAGACGGTCAACAACCTGTGGAAAAACGGGATCAACAATGTGACCCCGGAACGACAGCGGGCAGCAATCCAGCCGGTTTTCACCGTCTGGAACAATATAGTTTCCGCCGTTCGACGACAGGGATTGGCAGGTGCCGTTCATACATTCATCGACAACGTGATTTCCGACCCGTCTGAGTGGATCAGTCTGAAGGGTCTTATTGGATCACTGTTCTTATTTCTGACGCTGGCCATCGCACTGAAAACCCGGCTCTGGTTGTTGATTCGCTCCCTGACGGATTGGTTACACCAACGTGCTAACGGCAGACGAGGCACGGCTAAGCACACCGTTCGGTTTTACGATAATTTTCAGAAGACGTGCGCTCGATCCGGTCTCAAATTTCCCGCCAGTAACACAGCCCGTGAAAACGCGAAATCTGCTGAAGATTATTTTCAAGATAAACTGACGCCTGACATTCAACACATTCCGTCTCAAATCGCCGAAGCATTTAACAATGTACGCTACGGTCATCAGCCACTCACACCGGAACTGGTCGAACATCTCAATGACAACGTCATTCTGTTAACGTCAGCACTCACCGCCACCACTCCCCGCCAACCGAAATGA
- a CDS encoding peptide chain release factor-like protein, translating into MDHREDIRYPAHPVTLSNDTLLRECLIRRFRASGPGGQHRNKVETGVELIHESTGVSAVATERRSQADNQRAALQRLRLRLAVEVRLVFSPAVYPSVLWKSRCRNRKIQCSERHADFPVLITESLNAVHAKDYDVKSAADALGCTTSQLVRFIARVPEALIRVNTERNARGLRSLKG; encoded by the coding sequence GTGGACCACAGGGAAGACATCCGGTATCCGGCCCACCCCGTCACGCTGTCAAACGACACACTGCTGCGCGAATGCCTCATACGAAGGTTTCGTGCCAGCGGGCCGGGAGGACAGCACCGAAACAAAGTTGAAACAGGAGTCGAACTGATTCATGAATCAACAGGTGTTTCTGCTGTGGCCACGGAGCGGCGAAGTCAGGCGGACAACCAGCGCGCGGCACTGCAGCGACTGCGTTTACGACTTGCAGTCGAAGTACGCCTGGTCTTTTCCCCGGCAGTGTATCCGTCTGTTTTGTGGAAATCACGGTGTCGTAATCGGAAGATTCAGTGCAGCGAACGACACGCGGATTTTCCTGTCCTGATCACTGAAAGCCTGAACGCCGTCCACGCAAAAGATTATGACGTCAAATCGGCCGCTGATGCACTGGGATGCACAACATCTCAACTGGTTCGATTCATCGCCCGAGTCCCCGAAGCACTGATTCGGGTGAATACCGAGAGGAACGCACGAGGACTGCGCAGTCTGAAGGGCTGA
- a CDS encoding YkgJ family cysteine cluster protein, whose translation MKQQFNRSDLRPGEVLCEHCTAKCCRYFALPMETPTDWEDFDHIRWYMMHGNVSVFVDEGSWYLMVHADCKHLLSNQQCGAYETRPGICREYTTDECEFDNDVTHEQLFETPEQMWEYAHAVLPARPRRRECDPVNLPVLNVVQA comes from the coding sequence ATGAAACAACAATTTAATCGATCAGATCTCCGGCCTGGTGAAGTGCTGTGCGAACACTGCACAGCAAAGTGCTGTCGATACTTTGCCCTGCCTATGGAAACACCGACGGACTGGGAAGATTTTGACCACATTCGCTGGTACATGATGCACGGCAACGTATCGGTTTTTGTCGACGAAGGCAGTTGGTATCTGATGGTACACGCGGACTGTAAACACCTGCTTTCGAATCAGCAGTGCGGGGCCTATGAGACCCGTCCGGGGATTTGTCGCGAATATACAACGGACGAATGTGAATTCGATAATGATGTCACTCACGAGCAGTTGTTCGAAACCCCCGAACAGATGTGGGAGTACGCTCATGCCGTTCTGCCCGCTCGTCCCCGTCGCCGCGAATGTGATCCGGTGAATCTGCCGGTGCTCAATGTTGTTCAGGCATAG
- the serS gene encoding serine--tRNA ligase — protein sequence MLDLQFICDNQAAVSENCTARGVAVDVQAIASLRDDRNRRITRIDDLRRQQKEVSSQIPKASADERPALISKGRELREQIAEMDSELKAMESRLSELQATIPNMTHPDVPIGGENDASELRISGERRAFTFPPLDHVDIASNCDLIDFEAGSRVAGHGFYFLKNDAVMLELALVRFALGKLREEGFTLYSTPDLARDSVLQGIGFNPRGDETQIYSVSDTDLSLVATAEITLGGALADQILDTADLPVRCGGLSHCFRTEAGAHGRATRGIYRVHQFTKVEMFAFTAPDPDISNAVHQDIVRIEEEIFQALEIPYRLIDTATGDLGAPAYRKFDLEAWMPGRADGGAWGEVTSASNCTDYQARRLNIRCRSADRKGTRFVHTLNGTAISCARAIVAILENHQQADGRVIIPRVLRPWIGRDEILPADTAGA from the coding sequence ATGCTGGATCTCCAGTTCATTTGTGACAACCAGGCCGCTGTTAGCGAGAACTGTACTGCCAGAGGCGTCGCGGTCGACGTGCAGGCTATCGCGTCACTGCGTGATGATCGCAACCGTCGAATAACCAGAATCGATGACCTGCGTCGACAGCAAAAAGAAGTTTCGTCGCAGATTCCCAAAGCATCTGCAGACGAGCGGCCGGCATTAATCAGTAAGGGCAGAGAACTGCGGGAACAAATTGCTGAGATGGACAGTGAATTGAAAGCGATGGAGTCACGTCTCAGCGAGCTTCAGGCGACGATCCCTAATATGACTCATCCTGATGTTCCGATCGGCGGAGAAAACGATGCTTCGGAACTTCGTATTTCCGGAGAGCGCAGAGCATTCACGTTCCCGCCTCTGGATCACGTAGACATTGCCTCAAACTGTGACCTGATCGATTTCGAAGCCGGATCGCGAGTCGCAGGACACGGTTTTTATTTTCTGAAAAATGATGCTGTGATGCTGGAGTTGGCGCTGGTCCGGTTTGCACTCGGCAAACTGCGGGAAGAAGGATTTACCCTGTATTCCACCCCCGACCTGGCGCGGGATTCAGTCCTGCAGGGTATCGGCTTTAACCCTCGAGGTGACGAAACACAGATTTATTCTGTGTCTGATACGGATTTGAGTCTGGTAGCCACGGCTGAAATTACATTGGGTGGCGCACTGGCCGATCAGATTCTGGACACTGCTGACCTCCCTGTTCGCTGTGGTGGACTTTCTCACTGCTTCCGTACTGAAGCCGGAGCGCACGGTCGGGCGACCAGGGGGATCTATCGCGTTCATCAGTTTACCAAAGTGGAGATGTTTGCGTTTACTGCTCCGGATCCGGACATCTCAAATGCTGTTCACCAGGACATTGTACGAATCGAAGAAGAGATCTTTCAGGCGCTGGAGATTCCATACCGGCTGATCGACACCGCAACCGGCGATCTGGGAGCACCTGCGTACCGTAAGTTTGATCTGGAAGCATGGATGCCCGGTCGTGCTGACGGTGGGGCGTGGGGGGAAGTTACATCGGCGTCCAACTGTACCGACTACCAGGCACGTCGGCTCAATATTCGCTGTCGTTCCGCGGACCGCAAAGGGACACGGTTTGTCCACACACTTAACGGAACAGCAATTTCCTGTGCGAGAGCGATTGTGGCGATTCTTGAAAATCATCAGCAGGCCGACGGCAGGGTCATCATTCCCAGGGTTCTGCGTCCGTGGATCGGCAGGGATGAGATTCTTCCCGCTGATACAGCCGGGGCATGA
- a CDS encoding dipeptidase: MNSDVVQFVEESRDRFIDELFEFLRIPGVSTDSSYQPHMQQCAEFVRDAMLQAGLSPEIIRTAGHPIVYGERIVSDDRPTVLVYGHYDVQPPDPVDSWTTGPFDPEIRDGRIYARGATDDKGQLFTHLKSIEAWVKTTGTVPVNIRFLVEGEEEVGGENLNDFLESARDRLACDIAVISDTSQYGDGLPAITCGLRGITGAEVRIRGASQDLHSGVFGGSVANPANAIALLCGSLVDSAGQVQIPGFYDDILPVTAGEREQIAQLPFAKNVFLEQIGSRNTFGEAGWSTLERRWFRPTCDINGIVSGYTGEGTKTIIPSWAMAKITCRLVPGQDPDSILNSLEQFLKRQCPDSLDFEFRPFQGCPAFVLDPSSKWISAASQAVEAGFGTTPVFIREGGSIPVVTSFKQILDVDTLLLGWGRNSDNLHSPDEHLHLADFQNGTLASAMLWAALAEVSGVTD; this comes from the coding sequence ATGAATAGTGATGTTGTGCAGTTTGTTGAGGAGTCCCGCGATCGATTCATCGATGAACTGTTTGAATTTCTCCGAATTCCCGGTGTCAGTACGGATTCGTCTTATCAGCCACACATGCAGCAGTGCGCAGAGTTTGTCCGTGATGCGATGCTGCAGGCGGGATTGAGTCCCGAGATCATCCGGACCGCCGGACACCCGATTGTTTACGGCGAACGGATTGTCAGTGATGATCGACCGACCGTGTTGGTTTACGGACACTACGATGTCCAGCCTCCGGATCCGGTGGACTCCTGGACAACCGGACCCTTTGATCCTGAGATTCGTGATGGCCGGATTTATGCTCGCGGAGCCACCGATGACAAGGGGCAGTTGTTTACTCACCTGAAGTCGATCGAAGCGTGGGTGAAGACCACCGGCACCGTCCCGGTGAATATTCGGTTTCTGGTGGAGGGTGAAGAGGAGGTTGGCGGTGAAAACCTGAACGATTTTCTGGAGTCTGCTCGAGATCGTTTGGCGTGTGACATTGCGGTGATCAGTGATACCAGCCAGTACGGAGATGGTCTTCCCGCGATCACCTGTGGGCTGCGCGGTATTACCGGAGCAGAAGTCCGTATTCGGGGTGCATCTCAGGATCTTCACAGCGGTGTCTTTGGCGGCAGCGTGGCCAATCCGGCTAATGCCATAGCGTTGTTGTGCGGATCACTGGTTGATTCGGCAGGTCAGGTTCAGATTCCCGGGTTTTATGACGATATCCTGCCGGTCACTGCCGGAGAACGCGAGCAGATTGCGCAGCTGCCGTTTGCGAAAAACGTGTTTCTTGAGCAGATCGGAAGTCGGAATACGTTCGGCGAAGCTGGCTGGTCTACTCTTGAGCGGCGCTGGTTTCGTCCCACCTGCGATATCAATGGAATTGTGAGCGGTTATACAGGAGAAGGGACTAAAACGATTATCCCTTCATGGGCCATGGCCAAAATCACCTGTCGACTGGTTCCTGGTCAGGACCCTGATTCGATTCTGAATTCTCTTGAACAGTTCCTGAAACGTCAGTGTCCCGATAGTCTGGACTTTGAATTTCGTCCGTTCCAGGGATGTCCCGCGTTTGTACTGGATCCGTCCAGCAAGTGGATCTCTGCCGCCAGTCAGGCGGTGGAAGCCGGATTTGGGACGACGCCTGTGTTCATTCGGGAAGGTGGTTCGATCCCTGTGGTTACGAGCTTCAAGCAGATTCTTGATGTCGATACATTGTTGCTCGGTTGGGGCCGGAATTCAGACAATCTTCACAGTCCGGATGAACATCTGCACCTTGCAGATTTTCAGAACGGGACGCTTGCGAGTGCTATGTTGTGGGCTGCTCTGGCGGAAGTATCCGGAGTCACTGACTGA
- a CDS encoding GTPase domain-containing protein — protein MKPPSTSSAVSESREAPDGGVMVSSGSSQSLEHIALLAGIDGLTDRLNRWVDDAPRWGPARRSRLLVTRLLERVDAVRFRLESPLVVAMFGGTGTGKSSLVNALVGEEVSRSGRQRPTTTQPVLLIHPDLEPEMLGLDLTRLKLRKVDSPLLRDIVLLDCPDPDTSETAEPGSNLAILRDMLPHCDVIIHTSTQQKYRSARVINELGDAVSGCRLVCVQTHADLDQDIREDWKQCLGQDYEVPEMFFLNSLQALADGQHGRAPQGEFGRLSRLLDQELDASRRVEIRRANLIELLREVLTECRADYDSAIPNVQQLQKALETQRQELTKLLSRQLTDELLVNRNLWERRLITAITDRWGFSPFSSMLRLYNGFGAFIASFTFFRARTSAQMAIVGAVQSARWLKSRVDDHEAESRMDRIASFGISDQQLQESRVVIAGYLRSAQIEPDSGSWTGDLTALRRTAADLEGEFLGDARRAVDEIIEDVANGHSGMLRRMAYELFGMTYVAFVLGRIGYNFFWSSFMAPVLGSVLEPEPLLTVDFYIPALLFLIIWSVALVVLFTSGLRRRLDRHVRGFAESMADLRVMRGLFPSLEESCRRIETDNQTLAQLLDDTASFRRSVARGESVLGGRRE, from the coding sequence GTGAAGCCTCCGTCGACATCCTCCGCCGTATCCGAATCCCGCGAGGCACCGGACGGTGGTGTAATGGTTTCTTCCGGCTCTTCGCAAAGTCTGGAACACATTGCTTTGCTGGCCGGGATCGATGGTCTGACAGACCGACTGAATCGCTGGGTGGACGATGCACCGCGGTGGGGGCCCGCACGCCGGTCGCGTTTGCTTGTTACACGTTTGCTGGAACGGGTCGATGCCGTCCGCTTTCGCCTCGAGTCGCCACTGGTAGTTGCGATGTTTGGCGGAACCGGGACAGGGAAAAGCTCACTGGTCAATGCTCTTGTGGGCGAAGAAGTCTCACGGTCGGGGCGTCAACGGCCCACAACCACCCAACCGGTCCTGTTGATCCATCCGGATCTGGAACCGGAAATGCTGGGTCTCGATCTTACACGGCTGAAACTTCGCAAAGTGGATTCACCGCTGCTGCGTGACATTGTGCTGCTTGACTGTCCGGATCCTGACACCAGTGAAACGGCTGAACCTGGCAGCAATCTGGCAATCCTGAGGGATATGTTGCCGCATTGCGATGTAATCATTCACACGTCGACTCAACAGAAGTACCGTAGTGCCAGAGTCATCAACGAACTTGGTGACGCTGTCAGCGGTTGCAGGCTGGTATGTGTTCAGACTCATGCTGATCTTGATCAGGACATCCGCGAGGACTGGAAACAGTGCCTTGGCCAGGATTACGAAGTTCCCGAAATGTTTTTCCTGAATTCTTTGCAGGCCCTGGCAGACGGGCAGCACGGTCGGGCGCCTCAGGGGGAATTTGGCAGACTGAGCAGGCTGCTGGATCAGGAACTGGATGCGTCACGGCGTGTGGAGATTCGACGGGCGAATCTGATTGAACTGTTGCGGGAAGTACTGACGGAATGTCGCGCGGACTATGATTCGGCAATTCCGAATGTTCAGCAGCTGCAGAAGGCTCTGGAAACACAAAGGCAGGAGCTTACGAAGTTGCTGAGCCGCCAGTTGACTGACGAATTGCTGGTGAACCGGAATCTATGGGAACGCAGGCTGATTACTGCGATCACCGATCGTTGGGGATTTAGTCCGTTTTCATCGATGCTTCGTCTCTACAACGGATTTGGCGCCTTCATAGCGTCGTTCACGTTTTTCCGTGCTCGCACATCTGCTCAAATGGCAATCGTCGGTGCCGTACAGTCTGCTCGCTGGCTGAAGTCACGTGTTGATGATCACGAGGCTGAATCACGGATGGATCGAATCGCGTCGTTCGGAATCAGCGATCAACAGCTGCAGGAATCGCGAGTCGTGATTGCCGGGTATCTCAGATCCGCACAGATAGAACCGGATTCCGGTTCCTGGACAGGAGATCTGACAGCGTTGAGAAGAACGGCTGCGGATCTGGAAGGTGAATTTCTGGGAGACGCTCGCCGGGCTGTGGACGAAATCATTGAAGATGTTGCGAATGGCCACTCGGGTATGCTGCGCCGAATGGCCTACGAACTGTTCGGGATGACGTACGTTGCCTTTGTGCTGGGTCGTATCGGGTATAATTTTTTCTGGAGTTCTTTTATGGCTCCCGTGCTGGGCAGTGTGTTAGAACCTGAACCTTTGTTGACCGTTGATTTTTACATTCCGGCGCTGCTGTTTTTGATCATCTGGTCGGTTGCACTTGTCGTGTTGTTTACTTCCGGGCTGCGCCGTCGACTTGATCGACATGTCCGTGGTTTTGCTGAATCGATGGCAGATTTACGAGTGATGCGTGGACTGTTTCCGTCGCTCGAGGAGAGCTGCCGTCGCATTGAAACGGACAATCAGACTCTGGCACAGTTGCTGGATGATACCGCATCGTTCCGTCGCAGTGTTGCACGTGGGGAATCAGTGCTTGGCGGACGGCGGGAATGA